The following coding sequences lie in one Streptomyces sp. NBC_00510 genomic window:
- a CDS encoding epoxide hydrolase 1: protein MPDLARLLSRRRLLLTSAGAMTAATTGAVGMASRTPDAVQERAAEGTGIRPFHVDIPEADLAELRRRVNGTRWPDRETVPDQSQGVQLATMRDLTRYWGSDYDWRKIEAKLNSLPQFKTRIDGLDIHFIHVRSRHQDALPMILTHGWPGSVLEFLKVIDPLTNPTAHGGRAQDAFHVVIPSMPGYGFSERPTTTGWNPGRIARAWAVLMQRLGYTRYVSQGGDWGAVVSDKMAAQKPPGLIGIHVNMPATVPPDIAKKLACGDPTPSGLSADEKAAYGKLNAFYKTGSGYSAMMVTRPQTEGYGLTDSPAGLAAWMYDKIAAWTDSDGDPQRVLTKDEILNDISLYWLTNTAVSSSRLYWENNANNFNAVSISLPAAITVLPGEIYQAPLSWAEDAYHDLIYYNKAPRGGHFAAWEVPDIFTRELRAAFSALRNPGTPGK, encoded by the coding sequence ATGCCCGACCTTGCCCGTCTGCTTTCCCGGCGAAGGCTCCTGCTCACCTCCGCCGGCGCGATGACCGCGGCGACCACGGGGGCCGTCGGCATGGCCTCGCGGACGCCGGACGCGGTGCAGGAGCGGGCGGCGGAGGGCACGGGCATCCGGCCCTTCCACGTCGACATCCCGGAGGCGGATCTCGCCGAGCTCCGGCGGCGCGTCAACGGGACCCGGTGGCCCGACCGCGAGACCGTCCCCGACCAGTCGCAGGGCGTCCAGCTGGCGACGATGCGCGACCTCACGCGCTACTGGGGAAGCGACTACGACTGGCGGAAGATCGAGGCGAAGCTCAATTCCCTGCCGCAGTTCAAGACCAGGATCGACGGGCTCGACATCCACTTCATCCACGTCCGGTCCCGCCACCAGGACGCGCTCCCGATGATCCTGACCCACGGCTGGCCGGGCTCGGTCCTGGAGTTCCTCAAGGTCATCGACCCCCTGACCAACCCCACCGCCCACGGCGGCCGCGCGCAGGACGCGTTCCACGTCGTCATCCCCTCGATGCCCGGGTACGGCTTCTCCGAGCGGCCCACCACCACCGGCTGGAACCCCGGTCGCATCGCCCGCGCCTGGGCCGTACTGATGCAGCGTCTGGGGTACACGCGCTACGTCTCCCAGGGCGGCGACTGGGGCGCGGTGGTGTCGGACAAGATGGCGGCGCAGAAGCCTCCCGGGCTGATCGGCATCCACGTCAACATGCCGGCCACGGTGCCGCCGGACATCGCGAAGAAGCTCGCTTGCGGCGACCCGACCCCGTCCGGCCTGTCCGCCGACGAGAAGGCGGCCTACGGCAAGCTCAACGCCTTCTACAAGACCGGCTCGGGCTACTCCGCGATGATGGTCACCCGCCCGCAGACCGAGGGGTACGGACTGACGGACTCCCCCGCCGGGCTGGCCGCCTGGATGTACGACAAGATCGCCGCCTGGACCGACAGCGACGGCGACCCGCAGCGGGTGCTCACCAAGGACGAGATCCTCAACGACATCAGCCTCTACTGGCTCACCAACACCGCGGTCTCCTCCTCGCGCCTCTACTGGGAGAACAACGCCAACAACTTCAACGCCGTGTCGATCTCCCTCCCCGCCGCCATCACCGTGCTCCCCGGCGAGATCTACCAGGCGCCGCTCAGCTGGGCGGAAGACGCGTACCACGACCTCATCTACTACAACAAGGCTCCGCGGGGCGGCCACTTCGCGGCCTGGGAGGTCCCGGACATCTTCACCAGGGAACTCCGCGCCGCGTTCTCGGCACTGCGCAACCCCGGAACGCCGGGCAAGTAG
- a CDS encoding glycosyltransferase: MGHLRIGVAVLTMGNRPAELDALLASVATQDLPPARVVVVGNGSPLPALPDGVTGVVLPENLGVAGGRNVALQRLRQFADVDVVVDLDDDGLLIAADVFRRLAELYRRDARLGIVSFRIADELGRTQRRHVPRLGASDPMRGGLVTTFLGGGHALSMRMLEEVGGWPDAFFYAHEETDLAWRALDAGWRIRYAPELVLQHPWTSPTRHAVFYRMVARNRVWLARRRLPTALVPAYLGVWAVLTVLKRPSPEGLRAWWGGFMEGVRTPCGARRPMRWRTVARMTALGRPPVV, translated from the coding sequence GTGGGCCACCTGCGCATCGGCGTTGCCGTCCTCACCATGGGCAACCGGCCCGCCGAACTCGATGCGTTGCTGGCCTCGGTCGCCACGCAGGATCTGCCGCCGGCGCGGGTCGTCGTGGTGGGCAACGGGTCCCCGCTGCCGGCGCTGCCGGACGGGGTGACCGGGGTGGTCCTCCCGGAGAACCTGGGGGTGGCGGGTGGTCGCAACGTGGCCCTGCAGCGGTTGCGGCAGTTCGCGGATGTCGACGTGGTGGTCGACCTGGACGACGACGGGCTGCTGATCGCGGCCGACGTCTTCCGCCGTTTGGCGGAGCTGTACCGCCGGGACGCGCGGCTGGGCATCGTGTCGTTCCGGATCGCGGACGAACTCGGCCGCACCCAGCGGCGGCACGTACCGCGGCTAGGGGCGTCGGACCCGATGCGCGGTGGTCTGGTGACGACGTTCCTCGGCGGAGGGCACGCGTTGTCGATGCGGATGCTGGAGGAGGTCGGCGGCTGGCCGGACGCGTTCTTCTACGCCCACGAGGAGACGGATCTGGCGTGGCGGGCGCTGGATGCAGGCTGGCGGATCCGGTACGCGCCGGAGCTGGTGCTGCAGCACCCATGGACGTCGCCGACACGGCATGCGGTGTTCTACCGGATGGTGGCCCGGAACCGGGTGTGGCTGGCCAGACGGCGTCTACCGACCGCCTTGGTGCCGGCGTACCTGGGGGTGTGGGCGGTGCTCACGGTGCTCAAGCGGCCGTCACCGGAGGGGCTTCGGGCCTGGTGGGGCGGCTTCATGGAGGGTGTTCGGACGCCGTGCGGCGCCCGCAGGCCCATGCGGTGGCGCACCGTCGCGCGGATGACCGCCCTGGGCCGCCCCCCGGTGGTGTGA
- a CDS encoding TIGR03618 family F420-dependent PPOX class oxidoreductase has product MATLNDFAELARAEQGLGVVSTLRADQGIQSSVVNLGVMRHPVSGRDVVAFVTYGKVKLANLRGRPRLAACVRSGWHWLTVEGDAEIIGPDDPHPAVDADGRRLLLREIFTAAGGTHDDWDAYDEVMAAERRAAVLVRPERIYGV; this is encoded by the coding sequence GTGGCGACGTTGAACGACTTCGCGGAGCTGGCCCGCGCCGAGCAGGGCCTCGGTGTGGTGTCGACGCTGCGCGCCGACCAGGGCATCCAGTCCTCCGTGGTCAACCTCGGGGTCATGAGGCATCCGGTGTCCGGCCGGGACGTGGTGGCGTTCGTGACCTACGGCAAGGTCAAGCTCGCCAACCTCAGGGGGCGTCCCCGGCTCGCCGCGTGCGTCCGCTCCGGATGGCACTGGCTGACGGTGGAAGGCGACGCCGAGATCATCGGTCCCGACGACCCGCATCCGGCGGTCGACGCGGACGGCAGGCGCCTGCTGCTGCGGGAGATCTTCACCGCGGCGGGCGGCACCCATGACGACTGGGACGCCTACGACGAGGTCATGGCCGCCGAACGCCGGGCGGCCGTGCTGGTGCGGCCCGAACGGATCTACGGCGTCTGA
- a CDS encoding DUF899 domain-containing protein: protein MTTTPDDPTTALPGRPPVVDLATWQAARDELLVREKAHTREGDALAAARRRLPMVEFDGSVEVVGPDGPVLFLDLFQGRDELVVYKHMWHDGAPHQGQCEGCTTTAWHLKDAVYLNARGVSFAVVTTGRWDEVASYVAFMGYAQPWYSVRDVNGPAGGGMGYLTCFLRDGDRVFLTYSTTGRGNEAVNGSMALLDLTPYGRGEAWEDKPEGWPKGGDACWSWRSDADGNATWGPTSRPVPQWTRPGATPVETLGRNGHHH, encoded by the coding sequence ATGACGACCACACCGGACGACCCGACCACCGCGCTGCCCGGCCGCCCGCCGGTCGTGGACCTGGCCACCTGGCAGGCCGCCCGTGACGAGCTCCTGGTCCGCGAGAAGGCGCACACCCGCGAGGGCGATGCCCTCGCCGCGGCGCGCCGCCGGCTGCCGATGGTGGAGTTCGACGGGTCGGTCGAGGTCGTCGGACCCGACGGCCCGGTCCTGTTCCTGGACCTGTTCCAGGGCCGCGACGAGCTCGTGGTCTACAAGCACATGTGGCACGACGGCGCGCCGCACCAGGGGCAGTGCGAGGGCTGCACCACCACGGCCTGGCACCTGAAGGACGCCGTCTACCTCAACGCCCGCGGCGTCTCGTTCGCCGTCGTGACCACGGGCCGGTGGGACGAGGTGGCCTCGTACGTCGCGTTCATGGGCTACGCCCAGCCCTGGTACTCGGTGCGCGACGTGAACGGGCCGGCCGGCGGCGGCATGGGGTACCTCACCTGCTTCCTGCGCGACGGCGACCGGGTGTTCCTCACCTACTCCACGACGGGGCGCGGCAACGAAGCGGTCAACGGGTCCATGGCCCTGCTCGACCTGACGCCCTACGGTCGCGGCGAGGCGTGGGAGGACAAGCCCGAGGGCTGGCCCAAGGGCGGCGACGCCTGCTGGTCCTGGCGCTCGGACGCGGACGGGAACGCCACCTGGGGCCCGACCAGCCGACCGGTGCCGCAGTGGACCCGCCCGGGCGCGACCCCCGTGGAGACCCTCGGTCGGAACGGCCACCACCACTGA
- a CDS encoding VanZ family protein: protein MGDVNLRFEALPVFVPLVAAFCVFLAVRALRGKGGAGWGWRYVPIRVVAAVYLAGVLGLTFFPFQIMYGRYADEIVWYDQINWLLLISLDPSAVPNVVMTIPLGMLLPLMSGRVTSWRRAAVAGAVFSFTIEVSQVLGCVVFNNYRGADVNDVLVNTLGCALGYAIVRWAAGTGLLEGVVRRWALPGSALAAEPRVRVAA, encoded by the coding sequence ATGGGTGATGTCAACCTGCGGTTCGAGGCGCTACCGGTCTTCGTGCCCCTGGTCGCCGCCTTCTGCGTCTTCCTCGCCGTACGGGCGCTGCGCGGGAAGGGCGGGGCCGGATGGGGCTGGCGGTACGTGCCGATCCGGGTCGTCGCGGCGGTGTACCTCGCGGGCGTCCTCGGATTGACCTTCTTCCCGTTCCAGATCATGTACGGCAGGTACGCGGACGAGATCGTCTGGTACGACCAGATCAACTGGCTGCTCCTGATCTCGCTCGACCCGAGCGCCGTACCCAACGTGGTCATGACGATCCCCTTGGGCATGCTGCTGCCCCTGATGTCGGGACGCGTCACCTCATGGCGGCGGGCCGCCGTCGCGGGCGCCGTCTTCAGCTTCACGATCGAGGTGTCGCAGGTCCTCGGGTGCGTCGTCTTCAACAACTACCGGGGCGCCGACGTCAACGACGTGCTCGTCAACACCCTCGGCTGCGCCTTGGGGTACGCGATCGTGCGGTGGGCGGCCGGGACCGGCCTCCTGGAAGGCGTGGTGCGGCGCTGGGCGCTGCCTGGTTCCGCACTCGCGGCGGAACCGCGGGTCCGTGTCGCGGCATGA
- a CDS encoding glucose 1-dehydrogenase: MGRLDGKTAVVTGGSTGIGLASARRFAEEGAHVYVMGRRQEELDAAVTLIGPAATGVRGDVAVPADLDRLCERIAADGRRVDVLHANAGVGERAPLEEVTEEHLDLLLGVNVKGTVFTVQKVLPLLNDGASVILTASIWTVEGPEGFGVYSATKAAIRSFARTWANELKDRAIRVNAISPGTIDTPQLDQALGAGTEEGRRMKELLVSRIPLGRIGVPDDVADVVLFLASDQSRFVTGTELFVDGGTVQV, encoded by the coding sequence ATGGGACGACTCGACGGGAAGACGGCCGTGGTGACCGGCGGCTCGACGGGGATCGGCCTCGCAAGCGCCCGTCGCTTCGCCGAGGAGGGGGCCCACGTCTACGTCATGGGCCGGCGGCAGGAGGAGCTCGACGCCGCCGTGACGCTCATCGGGCCCGCGGCGACCGGCGTCCGTGGCGACGTCGCCGTCCCCGCCGACCTGGACCGGCTCTGCGAGCGCATCGCCGCGGACGGCCGCCGGGTCGACGTCCTGCACGCGAACGCCGGGGTGGGGGAGCGGGCTCCGCTCGAGGAGGTCACCGAGGAGCACCTCGACCTCCTCCTCGGTGTGAACGTGAAGGGCACGGTCTTCACCGTGCAGAAGGTCCTGCCGCTGCTGAACGACGGTGCGTCCGTCATCCTCACGGCCTCGATCTGGACGGTCGAGGGCCCCGAGGGCTTCGGCGTCTACTCGGCCACGAAGGCGGCGATCCGGTCCTTCGCGCGCACCTGGGCCAACGAGCTCAAGGACCGGGCCATCCGCGTCAACGCCATCAGCCCGGGCACGATCGACACGCCCCAGCTCGACCAGGCGCTCGGGGCGGGCACGGAGGAGGGGCGACGCATGAAGGAGCTCCTGGTCTCCAGGATCCCGCTCGGCCGCATCGGCGTCCCGGACGACGTCGCCGACGTGGTCCTCTTCCTCGCGTCCGACCAGAGCCGCTTCGTCACGGGCACGGAACTGTTCGTCGACGGCGGCACCGTCCAGGTCTGA
- a CDS encoding MBL fold metallo-hydrolase has translation MNDLVSPARRPGAVSVLGGPTTVIDIGGLRLVSDPTFDDPGDHGYLTKTAGPAVGEDALGPVDAVLVSHDLHPDNLDTRGRAFALGSPLVLTGPAAARRLGAPAQGLSAWDRVELPRPAGGTVTVHAVPAQHGPDDGERDEQGHVNCEVTGFVLTGDELPTVYVSGDNASLAVVAEIARRMPPVDVAVLFVGAARVPSKMRGRPLTLTAQRAGAAASVLGSPVVVAAHCDGWAHFSETRADIERAFDDAGLSGRLRTAGNGEWIDLGEAVAQR, from the coding sequence ATGAACGATCTGGTCAGCCCCGCCCGCCGCCCCGGCGCGGTGAGCGTCCTCGGGGGGCCCACCACGGTGATCGACATCGGCGGGCTGCGCCTGGTGTCGGACCCCACCTTCGACGACCCGGGCGACCACGGGTACCTCACCAAGACGGCGGGGCCCGCCGTGGGCGAGGACGCCCTGGGGCCGGTGGACGCGGTCCTCGTCAGCCACGACCTCCACCCCGACAACCTGGACACCCGCGGCCGTGCCTTCGCCCTGGGTTCGCCACTGGTGCTGACCGGGCCTGCCGCCGCGCGGCGTCTGGGCGCCCCGGCCCAGGGGCTGTCGGCCTGGGACCGCGTGGAGCTCCCCCGCCCGGCCGGCGGCACCGTCACCGTGCACGCCGTCCCCGCCCAGCACGGTCCCGACGACGGTGAACGCGACGAGCAGGGTCATGTGAACTGCGAGGTCACCGGCTTCGTCCTGACGGGTGACGAGCTGCCCACCGTCTACGTCAGCGGCGACAACGCCTCGCTCGCGGTGGTGGCCGAGATCGCCCGCCGCATGCCGCCCGTCGATGTGGCCGTCCTGTTCGTGGGCGCGGCGCGCGTCCCGTCGAAGATGCGCGGCCGGCCTCTGACGCTGACCGCGCAGCGGGCCGGTGCCGCCGCCTCCGTACTGGGGTCCCCGGTGGTCGTCGCCGCCCACTGCGACGGATGGGCGCACTTCAGTGAGACCCGCGCCGACATCGAGCGGGCCTTCGACGACGCCGGGCTCTCCGGGCGGCTGCGTACCGCGGGCAACGGCGAATGGATCGACCTGGGTGAGGCGGTCGCCCAGCGCTGA
- a CDS encoding CoA-acylating methylmalonate-semialdehyde dehydrogenase: protein MKTVTHWIGGKPYGDAAGASGTWGAVTDPATGAVTTQVAMAGAEEVDAAVAAAKEAYATWRTSPLAQRIAILFRYRELLDARRDDLAALITAEQGKVHADALGEVARGLEIVELACGLGMALKGDTSTEVSSDVDVASIRQPLGVVVGISPFNFPAMIGMWMFPMAIACGNTFVHKPSSKAPSASMLLAELAAEAGVPDGVLNIVHGDEVAVNALLDHPDVAAVSFVGSTPVARHVYRRASASGKRVQALGGAKNHMLVLPDADLDAAADAAVNAAYGSAGQRCMAVSVVVAVGSAGDALVPRIAERATKVTIGPGDDPTSQMGPLVTKAHRDEVAAYVAGAAAQGADVVLDGRDFTVEGRENGHWMGISLLDNVSTDSDVYRNEIFGPVLCVLRAETYEEAMRIINGSPFGNAGSVFTRDGGAARRFQLEVETGMVGVNVPMPVPVGYHSFGGWKDSAFGDHRMYGSEAVHFYTRGKVITSRWPDPAELTAG from the coding sequence ATGAAGACCGTCACCCACTGGATCGGTGGCAAGCCCTACGGAGACGCCGCAGGCGCTTCCGGCACCTGGGGAGCCGTGACCGACCCCGCGACCGGAGCGGTCACCACCCAGGTCGCGATGGCCGGCGCCGAAGAGGTCGACGCCGCGGTCGCGGCGGCGAAGGAGGCCTACGCCACCTGGCGCACGTCCCCGCTCGCGCAGCGGATCGCGATCCTCTTCCGCTACCGCGAGTTGCTGGACGCGCGCCGCGACGACCTGGCCGCGCTGATCACCGCCGAGCAGGGCAAGGTCCACGCGGACGCGCTGGGCGAGGTGGCCCGGGGCCTGGAGATCGTCGAACTGGCCTGCGGGCTCGGCATGGCGCTCAAGGGCGACACGTCGACCGAGGTGTCGAGCGATGTCGACGTGGCGTCGATCCGGCAGCCGCTCGGCGTGGTCGTGGGCATCTCGCCGTTCAACTTCCCGGCGATGATCGGCATGTGGATGTTCCCCATGGCGATCGCCTGCGGGAACACCTTCGTCCACAAGCCCAGCAGCAAGGCCCCGTCCGCATCCATGCTCCTCGCGGAGCTCGCGGCCGAGGCGGGCGTGCCCGACGGGGTGCTCAACATCGTGCACGGCGACGAGGTCGCGGTGAACGCGCTGCTCGACCACCCGGACGTGGCGGCCGTGTCCTTCGTGGGCTCCACGCCGGTCGCCCGCCACGTCTACCGAAGGGCGTCCGCGAGCGGCAAGCGCGTCCAGGCCCTCGGCGGCGCGAAGAACCACATGCTGGTCCTGCCCGACGCCGACCTCGACGCGGCCGCCGACGCCGCCGTGAACGCCGCCTACGGCTCCGCGGGCCAGCGCTGCATGGCGGTCTCCGTGGTGGTCGCGGTCGGCTCGGCGGGCGACGCGTTGGTGCCGCGGATCGCCGAGCGGGCCACGAAGGTCACGATCGGCCCGGGCGACGACCCGACGTCCCAGATGGGCCCGCTCGTCACCAAGGCACACCGTGACGAGGTCGCGGCGTACGTCGCGGGCGCGGCCGCCCAGGGCGCCGATGTGGTGCTCGACGGCAGGGACTTCACCGTCGAGGGCCGCGAGAACGGGCACTGGATGGGCATCTCGCTCCTCGACAACGTCAGCACCGACTCGGACGTCTACCGGAACGAGATCTTCGGCCCCGTCCTGTGCGTGCTCCGCGCGGAGACCTACGAGGAGGCCATGCGCATCATCAACGGCTCCCCGTTCGGCAACGCCGGCTCGGTCTTCACCCGCGACGGCGGCGCGGCCCGCCGGTTCCAGCTGGAGGTCGAGACCGGCATGGTCGGCGTGAACGTTCCGATGCCGGTGCCGGTGGGCTACCACTCCTTCGGTGGCTGGAAGGACTCGGCGTTCGGCGACCACCGCATGTACGGCAGCGAAGCCGTGCACTTCTACACGCGCGGCAAGGTCATCACGAGCCGCTGGCCGGACCCGGCCGAGCTGACGGCCGGCTGA
- a CDS encoding histidine kinase, with amino-acid sequence MDRETLPSAAPARGNSARPFPWIFVRRALSWAAWLVWSAVLCEALWFDWGAGLSGTRGVELTKLLVALFAVAAVVLSPWLGARTLPVVAGLAGAASLTVSAALHAGAGGAADADVALGFAEPAALLWLLLLVPVRARRWWVSWAVPPFLWAAIVLRPVSVAPGDTTVAVALFFAVGATAVAGAGAAWRLVRTDRRRRAETLRAEQRTEFARDLHDFVAHHVTGIVVQAQGALAIAERRPELVRPSLERIEQAGAEALASMRHMVGMLRDPGGDERDPALAPLAGIAELPALVEGFAAVGGARARLTMEGTFDDLPVEVGTTAHRVVMEALTNVRKHAHRCTEVRVEAVRTADSGVAVRVVDDGRVRGGRHHAGGGFGLKGLTERVTLIGGRVHAGPAPGGGWSVEATLPPVPVTAGAAR; translated from the coding sequence ATGGACCGCGAAACCCTGCCAAGCGCCGCGCCTGCCCGCGGCAACTCCGCCCGCCCCTTCCCGTGGATCTTCGTGCGGCGTGCACTTTCCTGGGCGGCATGGCTGGTGTGGTCGGCGGTCCTCTGTGAGGCGCTGTGGTTCGACTGGGGAGCCGGTCTGTCCGGGACGCGGGGCGTCGAGCTCACCAAGCTGCTCGTCGCGCTGTTCGCCGTGGCCGCGGTCGTCCTCTCACCGTGGCTCGGGGCGCGGACGCTCCCGGTGGTCGCCGGTCTCGCAGGCGCGGCATCCCTGACGGTGTCGGCGGCCCTGCACGCCGGGGCCGGCGGTGCGGCCGATGCGGACGTGGCACTCGGCTTCGCCGAGCCGGCGGCGCTGTTGTGGCTGCTCCTGCTCGTCCCCGTGCGCGCACGGCGGTGGTGGGTGTCATGGGCCGTCCCGCCGTTCCTATGGGCCGCGATCGTGCTGCGACCGGTCTCGGTTGCTCCGGGGGACACCACCGTCGCCGTCGCCCTGTTCTTCGCCGTGGGTGCCACGGCGGTGGCAGGCGCCGGCGCCGCCTGGCGCCTGGTCCGGACGGACCGGCGACGCCGGGCTGAGACGCTCCGGGCGGAACAGCGCACCGAGTTCGCCCGCGACCTGCACGACTTCGTCGCCCACCACGTGACCGGCATCGTCGTCCAGGCGCAGGGGGCACTGGCGATAGCCGAGCGACGACCCGAGCTCGTACGGCCCTCGCTCGAACGGATAGAGCAGGCCGGGGCGGAGGCGCTGGCCTCCATGCGGCACATGGTGGGCATGCTCCGCGACCCCGGCGGGGACGAGCGGGACCCGGCCCTGGCGCCGCTGGCGGGCATCGCGGAACTGCCCGCGCTCGTCGAGGGGTTCGCGGCGGTGGGCGGCGCGCGGGCCCGGCTCACGATGGAGGGCACGTTCGACGACCTGCCCGTGGAGGTCGGCACCACGGCGCATCGTGTGGTCATGGAGGCGCTGACCAACGTGCGCAAGCACGCCCACCGGTGCACCGAGGTGCGCGTCGAGGCGGTACGGACGGCGGACAGCGGCGTCGCCGTCCGGGTCGTCGACGACGGACGGGTACGCGGCGGCCGCCACCACGCCGGCGGCGGCTTCGGGCTGAAGGGCCTGACCGAACGGGTCACCCTGATCGGCGGACGGGTCCACGCGGGCCCGGCCCCCGGGGGCGGCTGGAGCGTCGAGGCCACGCTGCCGCCGGTCCCTGTCACGGCAGGAGCGGCCCGATGA
- a CDS encoding DUF6188 family protein gives MKSLKALVGSRVQDTSCDDRVRLRLAPADGGETSGGTTELVLETGFRLRDDDGQYHDMHPGTGSALAPVLDLFGQSVTDVEVVADGSFLIAFDAGALLWIVADAQFDVRHVSGA, from the coding sequence GTGAAGAGCCTCAAAGCGCTGGTCGGCAGTCGGGTGCAGGACACGTCGTGCGACGACCGGGTGCGCCTGCGTCTCGCCCCTGCGGACGGAGGCGAGACGTCAGGCGGCACCACGGAACTGGTCCTGGAAACGGGGTTCCGCCTGCGGGACGACGACGGCCAGTACCACGACATGCACCCCGGAACGGGTTCGGCCCTCGCCCCGGTGCTCGACCTGTTCGGCCAGTCCGTCACGGACGTCGAGGTGGTCGCCGACGGTTCGTTCCTCATCGCCTTCGACGCCGGTGCGCTCCTGTGGATCGTCGCGGACGCGCAGTTCGACGTGCGACACGTGTCCGGCGCGTGA
- a CDS encoding YciI family protein has product MAKYLLLKHYRGAPAAVNDVCMDQWTPQEISDHVRYMQDFAARLEKTGEFVDGQALAPEGTWVRYDGEGRPPVTDGPFAETKDLIAGWMVIDVDTYDRAVELAGELSAAPGAGGRPIHEWLELRPFHAAPPAP; this is encoded by the coding sequence ATGGCCAAGTACCTGCTCCTCAAGCACTACCGCGGCGCACCGGCCGCCGTGAACGACGTGTGCATGGACCAGTGGACGCCCCAGGAGATCTCCGACCACGTCCGGTACATGCAGGACTTCGCCGCCCGCCTGGAGAAGACCGGCGAGTTCGTCGACGGCCAGGCCCTCGCCCCCGAAGGCACCTGGGTCCGCTACGACGGCGAAGGCCGCCCGCCCGTCACCGACGGCCCCTTCGCCGAGACCAAGGACCTCATCGCCGGCTGGATGGTCATCGACGTCGACACCTACGACCGTGCCGTCGAACTCGCCGGAGAACTCTCCGCCGCCCCCGGCGCCGGCGGCAGGCCCATCCACGAATGGCTCGAACTCCGCCCCTTCCACGCCGCCCCGCCGGCCCCGTAA
- a CDS encoding DUF6518 family protein, with protein MATALASRSVNHRLTVLAVLAVTVAFGLLLGWATYALHGTTPLLERATNSSSTWIIWTAAAGALMRVRSHAVWGGAAMMLATCCGYYTASTLGDTFGAGGLGTAAVWGAAGLAGGPLLGWAGWTVRRGRGDVRAVAGAVIAMVVPGEGLWLGLVLHYWGEAAVFLAVGALLTVLLTVYLARAGVRRYWLCAALAPVGAAVFHLAEVFVLDALL; from the coding sequence ATGGCTACCGCACTCGCGTCACGGTCCGTCAACCACCGCCTCACCGTCCTTGCCGTCCTCGCCGTCACCGTGGCCTTCGGTTTGCTGCTCGGCTGGGCCACCTATGCCCTGCACGGGACGACACCCTTGCTGGAACGGGCGACCAACTCGTCGTCGACGTGGATCATCTGGACCGCCGCGGCCGGTGCGCTGATGCGGGTTCGCTCCCATGCCGTCTGGGGCGGCGCGGCGATGATGCTCGCCACCTGCTGCGGCTACTACACGGCATCCACGCTCGGGGACACCTTCGGTGCCGGCGGGCTCGGAACCGCCGCTGTGTGGGGCGCGGCAGGACTGGCCGGAGGGCCCCTGCTGGGGTGGGCGGGCTGGACCGTGCGGCGCGGACGGGGCGACGTACGGGCCGTGGCCGGGGCCGTCATCGCCATGGTGGTGCCGGGGGAGGGGCTCTGGCTGGGCCTGGTACTCCACTACTGGGGAGAGGCGGCCGTCTTCCTGGCCGTCGGCGCGCTGCTCACCGTCCTCCTGACCGTCTACCTGGCGCGCGCCGGGGTGCGTCGCTACTGGCTGTGCGCCGCACTCGCGCCAGTGGGTGCTGCCGTCTTCCACCTGGCGGAGGTCTTCGTCCTCGACGCCCTCCTCTGA
- a CDS encoding response regulator transcription factor: MTIRVLIADDQVMVRAGFAMLLSAEDDIEVVAEASDGLEALELAARHRPGVVLMDIRMPRLDGLEALARLTRPGVVDPPKVVVATTFDDDEYVHRALHGGACGFLLKDSGPALLVEAIRAAASGEALVSPSVTVRLLEKLRNTATTRRTAQSALSGREGELVRLVARGLTNAEIAAALSISVGTVKTHLANVQTKLAARNRVEIAAWAWESGLLGRR; encoded by the coding sequence ATGACGATCCGTGTGCTGATCGCCGACGACCAGGTCATGGTGCGGGCGGGGTTCGCGATGCTGCTGTCCGCCGAGGACGACATCGAGGTCGTCGCCGAGGCCTCGGACGGACTGGAGGCGCTGGAACTCGCCGCGCGGCACCGCCCCGGCGTCGTGCTGATGGACATCCGTATGCCGCGCCTCGACGGGCTCGAGGCGCTGGCTCGTCTGACCCGCCCCGGCGTGGTCGATCCGCCGAAGGTCGTCGTCGCCACGACGTTCGACGACGACGAGTACGTCCATCGCGCCCTGCACGGCGGCGCCTGCGGGTTCCTCCTCAAGGACTCGGGACCTGCCCTGCTGGTGGAGGCGATCCGCGCGGCGGCCTCGGGTGAGGCACTGGTCAGCCCCTCCGTCACCGTGCGCCTGCTGGAGAAGCTGAGGAACACCGCGACGACCCGGCGCACCGCGCAGAGCGCGCTGTCCGGCCGCGAAGGGGAACTCGTCCGCCTGGTCGCCCGGGGACTGACCAACGCCGAGATCGCCGCGGCGCTGTCCATCTCGGTCGGCACGGTGAAGACGCACCTCGCCAACGTGCAGACCAAGCTGGCCGCCCGCAATCGCGTGGAGATCGCCGCCTGGGCGTGGGAGTCCGGTCTCCTGGGCCGGCGTTGA